The DNA sequence GGATGTTGAGGGTGCAAAGAGAGGTCTCCATGATTGGGCAGGTGTATGACCTGTTGCACCTCATCTGGAAAACATACCACCTAACCCCTAAATCAATGAGGGAACTCAAAGCACTTGGAGCTGAACAGTCACAGTGAAGGCACCGAGTGGAGTGAAAGGGACCAGGTGGCTGCCCCATGTGTCCCGGAGTTTGAGGACCTTCCTAAAACCAGGGAAGGATGGTAATTCCTCTGGCCAGTTTACAgccgtgtatgtgcacatggaGCATCTGGCAGGTGCCTCGGCCAGTGCAGATAGCTGGCAGAGCAAAGAAGGTAAGTATTATCTTATCTCAGTGTTTTGTGTTGACAGTATGAATCAATTATTGAAAACATTTTAACTTTGGTGTTTTATGAGTTGAGAATCAGAACTACATATTTGCAGGTCAAAGTCAGCATGGAGGATGGGACATGTGGCATTTTGCCACTTCCTGTCAGACCTTTTCTCTTCCATCAGCAACTTCAGCCTGCAGCTTCAGAAAAACAATGTAATCCTACCTCAGgtaaagaagagagaaaaaggaggcCAGGGGATTACTTTTATATTCCCCTTAACATGTTGCTTATATTAAGAATAAAACTGTCTTCCCAGGCTGTTAGTGGCATCGAATCTCTCTTGGCTACCATAGAAGCTATGGCAGCTAGCCCCAAACCTGATGGTAAGCTGTCTGAGTTCCTTGCAGCCATGAAGAAGCAGCgccaacagagaggaggagaacctggGGCTGGGACGTTCAAGTATCAGGTACACAATATACTCTATATAAAATCTAATGTATATTTCATGTTAATAAGATATACATAGCATTTTAATTTTGCATGCTTCACAGGATGTCACGCTTTCTAAAGGTGAAGCTGCAGAGCTGGCAGAAGGTCAACCAATCAGCCAGTGTGCTCCCAGACTGCAAAGAGCCATTGTGCTGACCTGTGAGTCCACAGTGAAACACCTGAAGAATAGATTTAGCAGCCTACTTGGTGAGTTGTTGTATTTTAGCATTATATCATAGGCACAATGACATGTTTAGAGCACTGTTGAGAGGCCTAacctttttctgtctgtctttttctgATAGAAGAGAACACAAAGGATGCACCAACAGCCAAGGCAGTGAAGTGTTTCAATGTCTTCAGCCATGACTTTTGGGCAGATAATAGGCTGGAGCTCCTGAACCATGGTGTGGAAGAGGTGAACTTTCTCCTACGACACTTCTCCACTGTCCTGGACAGGTGAGTTTTTCGTGTGCTATCATATTTATGTTGACATAATAAATTGAATCATGTTGATACAGACCTCCTTGTTCCTGCCATTCTTCCATCTCATGCCAGGAATGGCTGCAGCAAAGAAAAGGCCAAAGAGGAGTTCCAACTGATGAAAATGACGATAAACACGTCATTCAAGGACAAAAGCTATCTTGGACTGTGGCAAGTCATGACGACAAAAGAGCCCTACTGCTCAGACTTTGCGGTAGGCTCTGTTATCTGTAGTATCAAAAATTACATGATCATTGTCACTGTTGACTTGGTGATTTGGAAAGTTGGTTTGATCACCACACTTCGTCTTTTGCAGAATATCCTACACCTGGTCAAAATCATGCTGGTGCTCCCAATCTCTTCAGCAGTCTGTGAAAAGAGGCTTCTCGTCAGTAAACAGAATCAAGTCAGATGTTAGATCAAGCCTGCATACTGAAACTGTTGAGGACCTAATCCGTATTAGTGTTGAGGGGCCACAACTGGAGGACTATGATGCCAGGCAGGATGTTAAGCAGTTCTCCCAGGgtaagaggagcaggaggcctaACTATATGAGCTGGTCCCTAGAATGAGATGAATTGCATGGAAGAAATTAATGCTACTTAGTTCAAGTTCAGTTTGAATTAATGAGCTTTAAGTTTATAAGTTATTTATTACGTTGTTTTTAAGTTACCAGTAAGTTCGATGTTCAGAATGTTATGTTCAATATACGTTTAATAACGTGGAACAGTATTTTTGTACTGCGGCTCATGCAGAGAAACTTGAATTCAGATTAAAATATTTTGCAAATATCAAGTTTGGGTCATTGTCAATCTTTAACTTTCATCAACATAACATATTAATAACACGCTATACAAAGAAAAATATGGTGCTACCTAATTTGTTTTGGTGCTACTAAATGAAAAGCTAGGTGGCACCAGTGTTACCtgtgaaaaagttagtctggagccctgcaccagcaccaacagcagTTCCAGCACCAGCAACAGAAGACCCATCACCAGCTCCAGGtccatcatcagcatcagcaacagAGGCCCTGGGCCACTCTGTAAGAATCTgtttgactttatttgtataggttAAGTTACATTTGCAGTAGTTTCAGTCGCACtgtttttctaaatgcatcAGCCGTTCACTCGGTTAATCTAAATGCACATATATATCATTGAGGTAAGACGCTAGTCTGCTGTATGTTGAAGTAGATTTGTGGTAATGTTATCTACTTGCATTAAAGGTCATT is a window from the Gadus chalcogrammus isolate NIFS_2021 chromosome 8, NIFS_Gcha_1.0, whole genome shotgun sequence genome containing:
- the LOC130386899 gene encoding uncharacterized protein LOC130386899 isoform X2 — its product is MGHVAFCHFLSDLFSSISNFSLQLQKNNVILPQAVSGIESLLATIEAMAASPKPDGKLSEFLAAMKKQRQQRGGEPGAGTFKYQDVTLSKGEAAELAEGQPISQCAPRLQRAIVLTCESTVKHLKNRFSSLLEENTKDAPTAKAVKCFNVFSHDFWADNRLELLNHGVEEVNFLLRHFSTVLDRNGCSKEKAKEEFQLMKMTINTSFKDKSYLGLWQVMTTKEPYCSDFANILHLVKIMLVLPISSAVCEKRLLVSKQNQVRC
- the LOC130386899 gene encoding uncharacterized protein LOC130386899 isoform X1 — encoded protein: MVIPLASLQPCMCTWSIWQVPRPVQIAGRAKKVKVSMEDGTCGILPLPVRPFLFHQQLQPAASEKQCNPTSAMKKQRQQRGGEPGAGTFKYQDVTLSKGEAAELAEGQPISQCAPRLQRAIVLTCESTVKHLKNRFSSLLEENTKDAPTAKAVKCFNVFSHDFWADNRLELLNHGVEEVNFLLRHFSTVLDRNGCSKEKAKEEFQLMKMTINTSFKDKSYLGLWQVMTTKEPYCSDFANILHLVKIMLVLPISSAVCEKRLLVSKQNQVRC